Proteins encoded in a region of the Bacteroidota bacterium genome:
- a CDS encoding phosphoribosyl-AMP cyclohydrolase — MRIYHTLLLPLLFLALVVSSEANATSNPDEPITATEVETAQQAWGEGIVSIGQVYTNGGDYTARAMDHILQHYAYGANQTILFKPTLAAEDQFRGDFGGALSYFVGTEGSEDGGFAIAPYTNVRWENEGTVISEDGGMAVAMGNYFFTTTEGNEVKVEYTFAYAKDRNGDLEIVLHHSSLPYSP, encoded by the coding sequence ATGCGTATCTACCACACCCTACTCCTACCCCTCCTCTTCCTCGCTCTCGTCGTGAGCAGCGAGGCCAACGCGACCTCGAACCCGGACGAGCCAATCACTGCCACTGAGGTCGAGACCGCCCAGCAGGCATGGGGCGAGGGCATCGTCTCCATCGGACAGGTCTACACCAACGGCGGTGACTACACGGCCCGTGCCATGGATCACATCCTGCAGCACTACGCCTACGGCGCCAACCAAACCATCCTCTTCAAGCCGACCCTTGCCGCCGAGGACCAGTTTCGCGGTGACTTCGGGGGAGCGCTGAGCTACTTCGTCGGGACGGAGGGCAGCGAGGACGGCGGCTTTGCCATCGCGCCCTACACCAACGTGCGCTGGGAGAACGAAGGCACCGTCATCTCCGAGGACGGCGGCATGGCCGTCGCGATGGGCAACTACTTCTTCACGACCACGGAAGGCAACGAAGTCAAGGTCGAGTACACGTTTGCCTACGCGAAGGACCGGAATGGCGATCTGGAGATCGTCCTTCACCACAGCTCGCTCCCGTACTCCCCGTGA
- a CDS encoding sodium:solute symporter family protein codes for MQFAPLDWTILVAFFAVSLGIGAYASRRASQGFAAFFLGGRAMPWWLLGVSMVATTFATDTPNLVADIVRSDGVVGNWVWWAFLLTGMLTVFFYARLWRRSEVLTDIEFYELRYSGKPAAFLRGFRAVYLGVVFNVIVMANVTLAAIKIGGVMLGWSPLETVLLAAGVTMVYSALGGLTGVLLTDFIQFALALLGAIGAAWYVVNLPEVGGLAALTSHPNVTPAMAFLPDFSMMGWDVLVPIFVVPLAVQWWASYYPGAEPGGGGYVAQRMLAAKDERHATGAVLLFNTLFIAFRPWPWILVALASLVVFPDLASIQAQFPDVEKVANDLAYPAMLTFLPAGLLGVVVTSLAAAYMSTMSSQVNWGASVLVNDVVLRFVDAEASDRRQVWLGRMFTVVLMALACVLALALESALQGFNLLLQIGAGTGLLLLLRWYWWRVNAAAEITGMVASFAIASLLFLNDGFGLPGWQQFLLIVAVTTTAWVLVMLLTTPTDAGVLRSFYAKVRPIGPGWQAVRRRADADGVALPPPPKSDASAALACFLASVIGVYTLLFATGFYLYGDIGKGAVCAGLAVASWAVVARLWGRLALG; via the coding sequence ATGCAGTTTGCTCCGCTCGACTGGACCATCCTCGTCGCTTTCTTCGCCGTCTCGCTGGGCATCGGCGCCTACGCCTCGCGGCGGGCGAGCCAGGGCTTCGCAGCGTTCTTCCTCGGCGGACGCGCGATGCCGTGGTGGCTCCTCGGCGTCTCGATGGTCGCCACGACCTTCGCCACGGACACGCCCAACCTCGTGGCCGACATCGTGCGCTCGGACGGGGTCGTCGGTAACTGGGTCTGGTGGGCGTTCCTGCTGACGGGCATGCTGACCGTGTTCTTCTACGCGCGGCTCTGGCGGCGCTCGGAGGTGCTCACCGACATCGAGTTCTACGAGCTGCGCTACTCGGGCAAGCCCGCCGCCTTCCTGCGCGGCTTCCGGGCGGTCTACCTCGGCGTGGTGTTCAACGTGATCGTGATGGCGAACGTGACGCTGGCCGCGATCAAGATCGGAGGCGTGATGCTGGGCTGGTCGCCGCTTGAGACAGTGCTGCTGGCCGCTGGCGTGACGATGGTCTACAGCGCGCTCGGCGGCCTCACGGGCGTGTTGCTGACTGATTTTATCCAGTTCGCCCTCGCGCTTCTCGGGGCGATCGGTGCCGCGTGGTATGTGGTCAACCTCCCCGAGGTCGGCGGCCTCGCGGCGCTCACGAGCCACCCCAATGTCACCCCGGCGATGGCCTTCCTACCCGACTTCAGCATGATGGGCTGGGACGTGCTCGTGCCCATCTTCGTGGTGCCGCTGGCCGTGCAGTGGTGGGCGTCGTACTACCCCGGTGCAGAGCCGGGCGGCGGCGGCTACGTCGCCCAGCGCATGCTCGCGGCCAAAGACGAGCGCCACGCGACAGGCGCGGTGCTGCTCTTCAACACGCTGTTCATCGCGTTCCGCCCGTGGCCGTGGATCCTCGTCGCGCTCGCCTCGCTCGTCGTCTTCCCCGACCTCGCCTCAATCCAGGCGCAGTTCCCAGACGTCGAGAAGGTCGCCAACGACCTTGCGTATCCGGCGATGCTGACGTTTCTGCCAGCGGGCCTGCTCGGTGTGGTGGTGACCTCGCTCGCGGCGGCCTACATGTCCACGATGTCGTCGCAGGTCAACTGGGGTGCGTCGGTGCTTGTCAACGACGTCGTCCTGCGCTTCGTCGACGCGGAGGCGTCGGACCGGCGCCAAGTGTGGCTCGGGCGCATGTTCACCGTTGTGCTGATGGCGCTGGCGTGCGTGCTCGCGCTGGCGCTGGAGAGCGCGCTCCAGGGCTTCAACCTGTTGCTGCAGATCGGCGCGGGGACGGGCCTGCTGCTGCTCCTGCGGTGGTACTGGTGGCGCGTCAACGCCGCCGCCGAGATCACGGGCATGGTGGCGTCGTTCGCCATCGCATCGTTGCTGTTCCTCAACGACGGCTTCGGCCTACCCGGCTGGCAGCAGTTCCTGCTCATCGTCGCCGTGACGACGACAGCGTGGGTGCTCGTGATGCTCCTCACGACGCCGACAGACGCGGGCGTGCTGCGCTCGTTCTACGCGAAGGTGCGCCCCATCGGACCCGGCTGGCAGGCGGTGCGCCGTAGGGCCGACGCCGACGGAGTCGCCCTCCCACCACCGCCGAAGTCCGATGCCTCTGCCGCGTTGGCGTGCTTCCTGGCAAGCGTCATCGGCGTCTACACGCTGCTCTTCGCGACGGGCTTTTACCTCTACGGCGACATAGGCAAGGGCGCGGTCTGTGCAGGCCTGGCCGTAGCATCATGGGCCGTCGTGGCGCGCCTGTGGGGGCGCCTCGCGTTGGGCTAG
- a CDS encoding ATP-binding protein yields the protein MNRLAFRIALIAAGIGGLAGLLVAPLAVPRGVLVLALVLASGVAAYLSAYLLVAKRMELARKTLRAARKRRFEALAQLQHGDERDELDALIEQVYRAGRALQQEIERLTKLENYRREFLGDVSHELKTPIFAISGFAESLLDGALDDERVNRTFIEKIHRNADRLAALTRDLTEISRLETGELTMTLEPIALPDLVAEILERLEVAAVDAQVTLYAECTPGLPRVLGDHERLSQVLENLVENAIKYNQPGGNVEVMARALPSGRVRVAVVDDGIGIPQDEIPRLTERFYRVDRSRSRAQGGTGLGLAIVKHILEAHQTQLSVESAPGYGSSFSFRLRAETVEALPDTVSVTEAAA from the coding sequence ATGAATCGCCTCGCGTTTCGGATCGCGCTTATCGCTGCCGGGATCGGCGGGCTAGCCGGGCTGCTGGTCGCCCCGCTCGCAGTGCCGCGCGGCGTGCTCGTTCTGGCGCTCGTGCTCGCGAGCGGCGTCGCGGCATACCTGAGCGCCTACCTCCTCGTTGCCAAGCGGATGGAGTTGGCTCGCAAGACGCTACGCGCCGCCCGCAAGCGCCGCTTCGAGGCCCTCGCCCAGTTGCAGCACGGCGACGAGCGCGACGAACTCGACGCGCTCATCGAGCAGGTCTACCGCGCCGGGCGCGCGCTCCAGCAAGAGATCGAGCGGCTGACCAAGCTGGAGAACTACCGCCGCGAGTTCCTCGGCGACGTGTCGCACGAGCTCAAGACGCCCATCTTCGCCATCTCGGGCTTCGCCGAGTCGCTGCTCGACGGCGCGCTGGACGACGAGCGCGTCAACCGCACGTTCATCGAGAAAATCCACCGCAACGCTGACCGGCTGGCCGCGCTTACCCGAGACCTCACGGAGATCAGCCGCCTCGAAACGGGCGAACTGACGATGACCCTAGAGCCGATAGCGCTTCCGGATCTAGTCGCAGAGATTCTGGAACGCCTCGAAGTGGCCGCCGTGGACGCCCAGGTAACGCTGTACGCGGAGTGCACGCCGGGCCTCCCGCGCGTGCTCGGCGACCACGAGCGGCTCAGCCAGGTGCTCGAAAACCTGGTCGAGAACGCGATCAAGTACAACCAGCCAGGCGGCAACGTGGAGGTGATGGCGCGCGCGCTCCCGTCGGGCCGCGTCCGCGTGGCCGTGGTGGACGACGGCATCGGCATCCCGCAGGACGAGATCCCGCGCCTGACGGAGCGCTTCTACCGGGTGGACCGCAGCCGCTCGCGGGCGCAGGGCGGCACGGGCCTGGGCCTCGCCATCGTGAAGCACATCCTGGAGGCCCACCAGACGCAGCTGTCCGTGGAGAGCGCGCCGGGCTATGGGTCGTCGTTCTCCTTCCGGCTGCGCGCCGAGACCGTGGAGGCCCTGCCCGACACCGTATCCGTCACCGAGGCTGCCGCCTGA
- a CDS encoding gamma-glutamyl-gamma-aminobutyrate hydrolase family protein, producing the protein MVRPLIGVPAQTLQAIDGIPEALPHSWVMNHRYFVALASTGAAPVMIPLLDQDEATLRSIYDRLDGLFVAGGVDVHPFSYGAALDPLTGRTDLARDAVELLMTRWALADGMPFFGICRGMQILNVACGGTLHQDTTAFFPDAIKHDYFPTQGYARDHLAHDLRVAPGSHLHAAFGAETVAINSMHHQGVDRLGHDLVATAWAPDGLIEGIERLHGFAVGAQWHPEMLVDTDTGTRRLFEGFVGEARAWAQRPRLTSVAA; encoded by the coding sequence ATGGTCCGTCCCCTCATCGGCGTCCCTGCGCAGACGCTCCAGGCCATCGACGGCATCCCCGAGGCGCTCCCGCACTCGTGGGTGATGAACCACCGCTACTTCGTCGCCCTCGCCTCGACCGGCGCGGCCCCGGTGATGATCCCCCTCCTCGACCAGGACGAGGCCACGCTGCGCTCGATCTACGACCGCCTCGACGGCCTCTTCGTGGCGGGCGGCGTGGATGTCCACCCGTTCAGCTACGGCGCCGCGCTAGATCCGCTCACTGGGCGCACCGACCTCGCGCGCGACGCCGTCGAGCTACTCATGACGCGCTGGGCGCTCGCCGACGGCATGCCGTTCTTCGGCATCTGCCGCGGCATGCAGATCCTCAACGTGGCCTGCGGCGGCACGCTCCACCAGGACACGACCGCGTTCTTCCCGGACGCCATCAAGCACGACTACTTCCCCACGCAGGGCTACGCGCGCGACCACCTCGCCCACGACCTGCGCGTCGCGCCGGGCAGCCACCTCCATGCGGCCTTCGGCGCGGAGACCGTCGCCATCAACAGCATGCACCACCAGGGCGTCGACCGACTGGGGCACGACCTCGTGGCGACGGCGTGGGCGCCGGATGGCCTGATCGAAGGCATCGAGCGCCTGCACGGGTTCGCGGTTGGTGCGCAGTGGCATCCGGAGATGCTCGTGGACACCGACACCGGAACGCGGCGGCTCTTCGAGGGCTTCGTCGGCGAGGCTCGCGCCTGGGCGCAGCGACCCCGACTCACCTCGGTAGCCGCCTGA
- a CDS encoding serine/threonine-protein kinase, translating into MSDPSPPERLTPEQWARLDALLDVAFDLDDEARAAYLDGACGDDPALRAEAEALLAADDAAETFLARRAIDEVDDGLLDTTMGGDGADALAALVGRRVGPYRLVRELGRGGMGAVYLAERIVEDGRGFEQSVALKLIAAPHPTLRQRFLAERQTLARLQHPGIARLLDGGVAGPESGDLVGTPFFALEVVDGEPITEHVATAQLGVRDRLDLFLQACDAVAYAHQNLVVHRDLKPSNILVAPTAGADTARARRGRAKLLDFGIAKLLTPDGPSDLNDDAPLTATGSRVYTPQYAAPEQVRGEAVTTATDVYALGLILYELLTGRRAYHFARTSAGEIERVICETEPLRPSTAVVRLDDDSPPLPLDTTRLRRRLRGDLDTIVLKALAKDPARRYASAEALATDLRRHLAGQPIAARPATKRYRLVKWVRRNPAWAVAAVLVAGLALVATVFAGVVVRHNQLLAAERDRVEREASRTEAVTEFLVGVFQVADPSESRGASVTAQELLDQGAQRLRTELADAPLVQAEVQGVVGRVYTNLGLYDQADSLLTAAVDQHEALMANGDPLAGDALAENLERLGLLRYEQGVFDEAMAHLERALTLRLRETSPDALALARTRHLLGMLVHESGDLVRADSLFQASLAVREEQAPPQDFAATLSSLGLLRSDAGTYDEAEPILQRALALQREHLGADHPETATTLYHLAQLYWTTGRLDEAEPLFRESLALSIQLFGPESASAALDYNQLGLVLVDQGRYDESEAAYEEALQIQRALFGDGHPDLSSTVLNLGALHFAQERYAEAEAAYREALRLDLAAFGNDHPYVAGDRVRLATLLIAQQQPDEAEALLDAVEPVFEATYTPDHPRHADLLMKRASVAHLRGEHAEAEALCRAALDGMTRSLEPDHQAVIDAHATLGLLLVAQDDAAKQREGQAILVEYLPPLRALLGSQHSFVQRAEAALAVAVPKR; encoded by the coding sequence ATGTCCGACCCCTCTCCCCCTGAGCGCCTCACACCCGAGCAGTGGGCGCGCCTCGACGCCCTCCTCGACGTGGCCTTCGACCTCGACGACGAGGCCCGCGCGGCATACCTGGACGGGGCCTGCGGCGACGATCCCGCGCTCCGTGCCGAGGCGGAGGCACTGCTAGCCGCCGACGATGCCGCCGAGACGTTTCTCGCCCGCCGCGCGATCGACGAGGTGGACGACGGACTGCTCGACACGACCATGGGCGGCGACGGGGCCGATGCGCTTGCGGCGCTCGTCGGGCGGCGCGTGGGGCCGTATCGGCTCGTGCGCGAGCTCGGCCGCGGCGGCATGGGCGCGGTCTACCTCGCCGAGCGCATCGTGGAGGACGGACGCGGCTTCGAGCAGTCGGTGGCGCTTAAGCTCATCGCGGCGCCCCATCCGACGCTGCGGCAGCGGTTCCTCGCCGAGCGGCAGACGCTGGCGCGCCTCCAGCACCCCGGCATCGCGCGGCTGCTCGACGGCGGCGTCGCCGGGCCCGAGAGCGGCGACCTCGTCGGGACGCCCTTCTTCGCGCTCGAAGTCGTGGACGGGGAGCCAATCACGGAGCACGTCGCCACGGCCCAGCTCGGCGTGCGCGACCGCCTCGACCTCTTTCTCCAAGCCTGCGACGCCGTCGCCTACGCCCACCAGAACCTCGTCGTCCACCGCGACCTCAAGCCGTCGAATATCCTCGTCGCGCCCACCGCTGGGGCGGACACCGCGAGGGCGAGGCGCGGCCGGGCGAAGCTGCTCGACTTCGGCATCGCCAAGCTCCTCACGCCCGACGGCCCCAGCGACCTGAACGACGACGCTCCACTGACCGCGACGGGGAGCCGCGTCTACACGCCGCAGTATGCCGCCCCCGAGCAGGTGCGCGGCGAGGCCGTGACGACGGCCACCGACGTCTACGCACTCGGCCTGATTCTCTACGAGCTGCTCACGGGCCGCCGCGCCTACCACTTCGCGCGCACCTCCGCAGGCGAGATCGAGCGGGTGATCTGCGAGACGGAGCCGCTTCGCCCCTCCACCGCCGTCGTACGTCTGGACGACGACTCGCCGCCCCTTCCCCTTGACACCACGCGCCTCCGCCGACGCCTCCGCGGCGACCTCGACACGATCGTGCTGAAGGCGCTCGCCAAGGACCCGGCGCGGCGCTACGCCTCGGCGGAGGCACTCGCGACCGACCTGCGGCGGCACCTAGCCGGGCAGCCCATCGCGGCACGGCCGGCCACCAAGCGCTACCGACTCGTGAAGTGGGTACGGCGCAACCCCGCGTGGGCCGTCGCGGCGGTGCTCGTGGCCGGGCTCGCCCTCGTGGCGACGGTGTTCGCGGGCGTGGTAGTGCGGCACAACCAACTGCTCGCTGCCGAGCGGGACCGCGTGGAGCGCGAGGCGAGCCGGACCGAGGCCGTGACCGAGTTTCTCGTCGGCGTCTTCCAGGTGGCCGACCCCTCGGAGTCGCGCGGCGCGAGCGTGACGGCACAGGAGCTCCTCGATCAGGGCGCGCAGCGGCTCCGCACCGAGTTGGCCGACGCGCCGCTCGTGCAGGCCGAGGTGCAGGGCGTCGTTGGGCGCGTCTACACTAACCTCGGGCTCTACGACCAGGCGGACTCGCTGCTGACGGCGGCGGTCGACCAGCACGAGGCGCTCATGGCCAACGGCGATCCGCTCGCCGGGGACGCGCTCGCTGAGAACCTCGAACGCCTCGGCCTGCTACGCTACGAGCAAGGTGTGTTTGACGAGGCGATGGCCCACCTGGAGCGCGCGCTCACCCTGCGGCTCCGCGAGACCTCGCCGGACGCGCTCGCCCTCGCCCGAACAAGACACCTCCTGGGCATGCTCGTCCACGAGTCGGGCGACCTCGTCCGCGCCGACTCGCTGTTCCAGGCGTCGCTGGCCGTGCGCGAAGAGCAAGCGCCGCCGCAGGATTTCGCTGCGACGCTGAGTAGCCTCGGCCTGCTGCGCTCCGACGCTGGCACCTACGACGAGGCCGAGCCGATCCTCCAGCGTGCGCTCGCCCTGCAGCGCGAGCACCTCGGCGCCGACCACCCCGAAACCGCGACGACGCTCTACCACCTCGCCCAGCTCTACTGGACGACGGGCCGCCTCGACGAGGCCGAGCCGCTCTTCCGTGAGTCGCTCGCGCTCAGCATCCAGCTCTTCGGTCCCGAGAGCGCCTCCGCCGCACTTGACTACAACCAACTTGGCCTCGTGCTCGTCGATCAAGGCCGCTACGACGAGTCCGAAGCCGCCTACGAGGAAGCCCTGCAGATCCAGCGCGCGCTCTTCGGCGACGGCCACCCGGATCTCTCCTCGACCGTGCTCAACCTTGGTGCGCTGCATTTCGCGCAGGAGCGCTATGCCGAGGCCGAGGCCGCCTACCGCGAGGCGCTCCGCCTCGACCTCGCCGCGTTCGGCAACGACCACCCGTATGTGGCGGGCGACCGTGTGCGCCTGGCCACCTTGCTCATCGCGCAGCAGCAGCCCGACGAGGCCGAGGCGCTGCTCGATGCCGTCGAGCCGGTGTTCGAGGCGACCTACACCCCAGACCACCCTCGCCACGCGGACCTGCTCATGAAGCGGGCGTCGGTGGCGCACCTGCGCGGCGAACACGCCGAGGCCGAAGCCCTCTGCCGCGCTGCTCTCGACGGCATGACCCGCTCCCTCGAACCCGACCACCAGGCCGTCATCGACGCACACGCGACGCTCGGGCTGCTGCTCGTGGCGCAGGACGACGCGGCCAAGCAGCGTGAGGGCCAGGCGATTCTGGTCGAGTATCTACCGCCGCTCCGCGCGCTGCTCGGATCGCAGCACTCGTTCGTCCAGCGTGCCGAGGCCGCGCTGGCGGTCGCCGTACCGAAGCGGTAG
- a CDS encoding phosphatase PAP2 family protein, with product MPSSVLTRGCALLLLFAIADAGMAQQAFVADEFEAAPGLALTAQDGPGVERFLRWAGQDALAFARATGATLPVIALAGSALVPTATNLDAPIGDGLRGEPEGALGVFLEVGDRLGERKMAVPVVALFGASLLTSNERFQDAAFTSMQSALYASGVTMGLKSLVGRARPYTDDGSFNFAPLSPSRDYYSFPSGHTTLSFAVVTPWVMYYPGPVTYSLLAVSAGTAVARISKDEHWATDVLAGAAIGAFTGVFLARRHLREAEARAAFQVQPLVSTDHIGASVTIPIR from the coding sequence ATGCCCTCTTCCGTTCTGACGCGCGGCTGCGCGTTGCTGCTGCTCTTCGCGATTGCTGACGCCGGCATGGCTCAGCAGGCGTTCGTCGCCGACGAGTTCGAGGCCGCTCCTGGCCTGGCGCTCACTGCACAGGACGGTCCTGGCGTCGAGCGCTTTCTGCGATGGGCAGGGCAGGACGCGCTCGCCTTCGCCCGCGCAACCGGCGCCACGCTGCCGGTGATCGCCCTGGCGGGCAGTGCACTCGTTCCGACGGCGACGAACCTCGACGCGCCCATCGGAGACGGGCTGCGCGGTGAACCAGAGGGGGCGCTCGGCGTGTTTCTGGAAGTCGGCGACCGGCTCGGCGAGCGCAAGATGGCCGTGCCCGTCGTCGCGCTCTTCGGGGCGTCGCTCCTGACGAGCAACGAGCGCTTCCAGGACGCCGCGTTCACCTCGATGCAGTCGGCGCTCTACGCCTCCGGCGTGACGATGGGGCTGAAGTCGCTCGTCGGGCGCGCACGGCCCTACACCGACGATGGCTCGTTCAACTTTGCCCCGCTCTCGCCCTCGCGCGACTACTACTCGTTTCCGTCGGGGCACACCACACTGTCGTTTGCGGTGGTGACGCCGTGGGTGATGTACTACCCTGGCCCGGTCACCTACAGCCTGCTCGCTGTCAGTGCAGGCACCGCCGTCGCGCGCATCTCCAAGGACGAGCACTGGGCGACGGACGTACTCGCGGGTGCGGCTATCGGCGCGTTCACGGGCGTCTTCCTGGCCCGCCGCCACCTCCGCGAGGCCGAAGCGCGAGCCGCCTTCCAGGTGCAGCCCCTCGTGAGTACGGACCACATCGGCGCCAGCGTCACGATCCCGATTCGCTAG
- a CDS encoding TonB family protein — MRPEDRKGLLATVAFHMVLLAVLFVSTYTVTIPQLGFVEVDFGPIQEARPAQQASVPTPEPPQPEPQAETTPATATQPVDLPETPPEPDPDVIATPETEQRDPEPQGEAAADEREPRPETPDAPETTGGSPDADTGQTSDQDGTGSADRTTSPFSLEGLDRSPVATPLPPNPGARGTVAIRVTVDPSGRVVQALPARRGGDPRLDRAALQALRSWRFDALPPDVPQELQSGVVTFVFRLD; from the coding sequence ATGCGTCCCGAAGACCGGAAGGGCCTGCTCGCCACCGTCGCGTTCCACATGGTGCTGCTCGCGGTGCTGTTTGTCTCGACGTACACCGTGACGATCCCGCAACTCGGCTTCGTGGAGGTCGACTTCGGACCGATCCAGGAGGCGCGGCCCGCCCAGCAGGCGTCGGTGCCGACGCCGGAGCCGCCGCAGCCCGAGCCCCAGGCGGAGACGACGCCCGCCACGGCCACGCAGCCCGTCGATCTACCCGAGACGCCGCCGGAGCCAGACCCCGACGTGATCGCAACGCCGGAGACGGAGCAGCGCGATCCGGAGCCGCAGGGCGAGGCCGCCGCCGACGAGCGCGAGCCCCGTCCCGAAACGCCCGACGCGCCGGAGACGACCGGAGGAAGCCCCGACGCCGACACGGGCCAGACGAGTGATCAGGACGGCACCGGCAGCGCTGACCGCACCACGTCGCCGTTCTCCCTCGAAGGGCTCGACCGCTCGCCCGTCGCGACGCCGCTGCCGCCCAACCCCGGCGCGCGGGGCACCGTGGCGATCCGCGTGACGGTCGATCCGAGCGGCCGCGTGGTGCAGGCGCTCCCCGCCCGACGCGGCGGTGACCCTCGCCTCGACCGTGCTGCCCTCCAGGCACTCCGCTCGTGGCGCTTCGACGCGCTCCCGCCCGACGTGCCGCAGGAGCTTCAGAGCGGCGTCGTCACGTTCGTCTTCCGTCTAGACTAG
- a CDS encoding energy transducer TonB has translation MWLLATPCVLAQEPVPADSTREIIDPVLAQVRLIGDLDSLIALGQYPDVEEDVTGVVFVVLDLDADGTIVDTEIMRSLGDPFDAEALRVARLARFEMPLDLPRARYSIPVRFDGVECRQDRPAVCR, from the coding sequence GTGTGGCTCCTCGCCACACCGTGCGTCCTCGCCCAAGAGCCGGTTCCGGCGGACTCCACGAGGGAGATCATTGATCCGGTTCTTGCTCAGGTCAGATTGATCGGCGACCTCGACTCGCTGATCGCGCTTGGCCAGTACCCGGATGTTGAGGAGGATGTCACCGGGGTTGTGTTCGTTGTGCTTGATCTCGACGCTGATGGGACAATTGTAGACACGGAGATCATGCGCAGTCTCGGCGACCCCTTCGATGCCGAGGCCTTGAGGGTTGCCCGCCTGGCTCGATTCGAGATGCCCCTTGACCTTCCTCGTGCACGGTACAGCATTCCCGTCCGCTTCGATGGCGTCGAGTGCCGACAGGACCGCCCCGCAGTCTGCCGGTAG
- a CDS encoding PorV/PorQ family protein, with product MRRHLSIVCLTLALGLAGLSPNTAQAQTVVKYGAEFLAGGVGARALGMGGAYVGLADDVTAGYWNPAGLDALAYPQGAYMHAERFSGIVSFDYGAVAWPVTNRSTLGVSFFRSGVDDIANTLEAFNPDTGLPLPNAENNVTYFSAVDYAFFVSYARRLSDNLRLGVTGKVIRRSIGDFANAWGYSADIAAQYQIGRFALGLNIQDVTGMLQAWTVNDTAFEDLYQDPDTGDFLGFADVFGQDAPVGLTELVLPVARLGSAYALPLTEDIGLNLGFDLDLAFDGQQTYVLNAGDLSFRPRFGTEVTYRGLVALRAGIADVTTSERYGTQLTPTLGAGLALDQINVDYGFGDFGGLQSELGSTHRISVMLTLEQPRFARADR from the coding sequence ATGCGTCGCCACCTGTCCATCGTCTGCCTCACGCTCGCGCTCGGCCTCGCTGGCCTATCGCCCAACACCGCGCAGGCCCAAACCGTCGTGAAGTACGGAGCCGAGTTCCTCGCTGGTGGCGTCGGCGCTCGGGCGCTCGGCATGGGCGGTGCCTACGTGGGGCTGGCCGACGACGTGACGGCGGGCTATTGGAATCCCGCCGGTCTGGATGCCCTCGCCTACCCCCAGGGGGCCTACATGCACGCGGAGCGGTTCAGCGGCATCGTCTCGTTCGACTATGGCGCGGTGGCGTGGCCCGTCACCAACCGCTCCACGCTGGGGGTCTCCTTCTTCCGCAGCGGCGTGGACGACATCGCCAACACGCTAGAGGCGTTCAACCCCGACACCGGCCTGCCGCTGCCGAACGCGGAGAACAACGTCACCTACTTCTCGGCCGTCGACTACGCCTTCTTCGTCTCCTACGCTCGCCGCCTCTCGGACAACCTCCGGCTCGGCGTCACCGGCAAGGTCATCCGCCGCTCCATCGGCGACTTTGCGAACGCCTGGGGCTACTCCGCCGACATCGCGGCGCAGTACCAGATCGGTCGCTTCGCGCTCGGCCTCAACATCCAGGATGTGACCGGCATGCTTCAGGCATGGACGGTCAACGACACAGCCTTCGAGGATCTGTATCAGGACCCGGACACCGGCGATTTTCTTGGTTTCGCCGACGTGTTTGGCCAGGACGCGCCCGTCGGGCTGACCGAACTCGTGCTGCCGGTGGCCCGGCTGGGCTCGGCCTACGCGCTGCCGCTCACCGAGGACATCGGCCTCAACCTGGGCTTCGACCTCGACCTCGCCTTCGACGGGCAGCAGACCTACGTGCTCAACGCGGGCGACCTCAGCTTCCGGCCCCGCTTCGGTACCGAGGTGACCTACCGCGGCCTCGTCGCCCTCCGCGCCGGTATCGCCGACGTGACGACCTCCGAGCGTTACGGCACGCAGCTCACGCCGACGCTCGGCGCAGGCCTCGCCCTCGACCAGATCAACGTCGACTACGGCTTCGGCGACTTCGGCGGCCTGCAGTCCGAACTCGGCTCGACGCACCGCATCTCGGTAATGCTGACGTTGGAGCAGCCCCGCTTCGCCCGCGCGGACCGGTGA